One Bremerella sp. JC817 genomic window carries:
- a CDS encoding aldehyde dehydrogenase family protein, whose protein sequence is MTIQPTYSAYLANKPYQANTDLSVEDKYLQKEATKVPLADAAAMDKAIEAASQAAGPMAQLPSYKRQEVLQHCVARFEERSEELAEALCVEAGKPIRDSRGEVTRLIDTFRVAAEEATRMVGEVMPLDISSRAAGYRGMWKRVPIGPCAFITPFNFPLNLVAHKVAPALAVGCPFVLKPASKTPIGALLVGEVLAETDLPEGAFSILPANREAADLLVTDDRLKKLSFTGSQDVGWKLKARAGKKKVTLELGGNAACIVDEDTNLEDAVQRIVFGAFYQSGQSCVSVQRILIHTKVYDKMVELLCQKVATLKTGDPRDEETFVGPIISPADAERIAEWTESAISAGAKLLAGGKRDGIFVEPTLLADVPKDQPVCAKEVFGPLAVISKFNTFDEALEQANDSDFGLQVGIFTRDIQKIMKAWDTMDVGGVIIGDVPSWRVDHMPYGGMKESGIGREGVRFAMHEMSEIRNLVIRSVPEVS, encoded by the coding sequence ATGACAATTCAACCAACTTATTCCGCCTATCTTGCCAACAAGCCGTACCAAGCCAACACCGATCTTTCGGTCGAAGACAAATACCTGCAAAAGGAAGCCACCAAGGTCCCCTTGGCCGATGCCGCCGCGATGGACAAGGCGATTGAAGCCGCCTCGCAAGCTGCCGGGCCGATGGCTCAGCTTCCGTCCTACAAACGGCAGGAAGTGCTCCAGCACTGCGTCGCTCGATTTGAAGAGCGATCGGAGGAACTCGCCGAGGCATTGTGCGTGGAAGCTGGCAAGCCCATCCGCGATAGCCGCGGCGAAGTGACGCGCTTGATCGATACCTTTCGCGTCGCGGCGGAAGAAGCGACGCGGATGGTGGGCGAGGTCATGCCGCTCGATATCAGTTCCCGTGCCGCCGGCTACCGCGGCATGTGGAAGCGAGTGCCCATTGGACCATGTGCTTTTATCACGCCGTTCAATTTTCCACTGAACCTGGTGGCTCATAAGGTCGCCCCGGCGCTGGCGGTCGGTTGCCCTTTCGTGCTGAAGCCAGCCAGCAAAACGCCGATCGGAGCTTTGCTGGTCGGCGAAGTCTTGGCCGAGACCGATTTGCCGGAAGGGGCGTTCTCGATCCTGCCAGCCAATCGCGAAGCAGCTGACCTGTTGGTGACCGACGATCGGCTGAAAAAGCTTAGTTTTACCGGGTCGCAGGATGTTGGCTGGAAGTTGAAGGCTCGGGCCGGCAAGAAGAAAGTCACGCTGGAACTGGGGGGCAACGCGGCCTGTATCGTTGACGAAGATACGAACCTGGAAGATGCCGTGCAGCGAATCGTCTTCGGGGCGTTCTACCAATCGGGGCAAAGCTGTGTGAGCGTGCAGCGAATCCTGATTCACACCAAGGTCTACGACAAGATGGTCGAACTGCTTTGCCAGAAGGTGGCGACGCTCAAGACCGGCGATCCTCGCGACGAGGAAACGTTCGTGGGGCCGATCATCTCCCCGGCCGATGCCGAACGTATCGCCGAGTGGACCGAGTCGGCGATCTCGGCCGGTGCCAAATTGCTGGCTGGCGGTAAACGAGATGGCATCTTCGTCGAGCCGACCTTGTTGGCGGACGTGCCAAAGGACCAGCCTGTCTGTGCGAAAGAAGTCTTCGGTCCATTGGCCGTGATCAGCAAGTTCAACACCTTCGACGAAGCACTCGAGCAAGCCAACGATAGCGACTTCGGGCTCCAGGTCGGTATCTTCACCCGCGACATTCAGAAGATCATGAAGGCGTGGGACACGATGGATGTCGGCGGGGTGATCATCGGCGATGTCCCTTCGTGGCGCGTCGACCATATGCCTTACGGCGGCATGAAAGAAAGTGGCATCGGCC